The Setaria italica strain Yugu1 chromosome IX, Setaria_italica_v2.0, whole genome shotgun sequence genome has a window encoding:
- the LOC101759324 gene encoding polyol transporter 5 codes for MSKQDASDGIPAAEAPAKRRPLNKYALACAILASMNSILLGYDVSVMSGAQLFMKQDLKITDTQIEILAGIINIYSLVGSLAAGRTSDWIGRRYTMVLAAAIFFAGALIMGLAPSYAILMLGRFVAGVGVGYALMIAPVYTAEVAPTSARGLLTSFPEVFINTGVLLGYVSNYAFHSLPVHLSWRVMFLVGAVPPLFLALGVLAMPESPRWLVMQGRIGDARRVLAKTSNSPAEAEERLADIKRAIGIPEGVGGDDDDVVVVARNNKGTHGEGVWRDLLLRPTPPVRRILIACLGLQFFQQASGIDSVVLYSPRVFQKAGLQSDSNSLGATMAVGACKTLFILVATFFLDRVGRRPLLLTSAGGMVVSLVTLASALHAIDRLPTGQPTPLAGVSIAAVLTFVASFSIGMGPIAWVYSSEIFPLRLRAQGCALGTAMNRIMSGAITMSFISLYKAITFAGSFYVYAGIAAAGWVFMFFFLPETRGRSLEDTEKLFGGGDGQDGREDERDAQKKSTEFD; via the exons ATGTCGAAGCAGGACGCCTCCGACGGCATCCCTGCCGCCGAGGCGCCGGCTAAGCGCCGTCCCCTCAACAAGTACGCCCTCGCCTGCGCCATCCTCGCGTCCATGAACTCTATCCTCCTCGGCTACG ATGTCTCGGTGATGAGCGGAGCGCAGCTGTTCATGAAGCAGGACCTCAAGATCACGGACACGCAGATCGAGATCCTCGCCGGCATCATCAACATCTACTCGCTCGTCGGCTCGCTGGCGGCGGGCCGGACGTCGGACTGGATCGGCCGGCGCTACACCATGGTGCTCGCGGCGGCCATCTTCTTCGCGGGCGCGCTCATCATGGGCCTCGCCCCGAGCTACGCGATCCTCATGCTCGGCCgcttcgtcgccggcgtcggtgTCGGGTACGCGCTCATGATCGCGCCCGTGTACACCGCCGAGGTGGCGCCGACGTCGGCGCGCGGCCTGCTCACGTCCTTCCCGGAGGTGTTCATCAACACGGGGGTCCTCCTCGGGTACGTCTCCAACTACGCCTTCCACAGCCTCCCCGTGCACCTCAGCTGGCGCGTCATGttcctcgtcggcgccgtccCGCCCCTCTTCCTCGCCCTGGGGGTCCTCGCCATGCCGGAGTCGCCGCGGTGGCTCGTCATGCAGGGGCGCATCGGCGACGCGCGCCGCGTGCTCGCCAAGACCTCCAACTCgcccgccgaggccgaggagcGGCTCGCCGACATCAAGAGAGCCATCGGCATCCCGGAGGGTGTCGGCGGCGACGATGACGACGTGGTGGTCGTAGCCCGCAACAACAAGGGCACCCACGGCGAGGGGGTGTGGAGGGACCTGCTCCTCCGCCCcacgccgcccgtccgccgcaTCCTGATCGCCTGCCTCGGGCTCCAGTTCTTCCAGCAGGCCTCCGGCATCGACTCCGTCGTGCTCTACAGCCCCCGTGTGTTTCAGAAGGCCGGGCTCCAGTCGGACAGCAACTCCCTGGGCGCCACCATGGCGGTGGGCGCGTGCAAGACGCTGTTCATCCTGGTGGCCACGTTCTTCCTCGAccgcgtcgggcggcggccgctgctCCTGACCAGCGCCGGTGGGATGGTAGTATCGCTCGTGACGCTGGCCTCGGCGCTGCACGCGATCGACCGGCTCCCCACGGGCCAGCCGACACCGCTGGCCGGGGTGAGCATCGCGGCGGTGCTGACGTTCGTGGCGTCGTTCTCGATCGGGATGGGCCCGATCGCGTGGGTGTACAGCTCGGAGATCTTCCCGCTGCGGCTGCGCGCGCAGGGGTGCGCGCTCGGCACGGCGATGAATCGGATCATGAGCGGCGCCATCACCATGTCCTTCATCTCGCTCTACAAGGCTATCACCTTCGCGGGCAGCTTCTATGTCTACGCCGGCATCGCCGCCGCTGGCTGGGTGTTCATGTTCTTCTTCCTGCCGGAGACGAGGGGCAGGAGCCTGGAGGACACCGAGAAGCTCttcggcggcggtgacggccaGGACGGCAGGGAAGATGAACGTGACGCGCAGAAGAAGTCCACGGAGTTTGACTAG